The sequence ATATACCTTTCAAATCTTTCGTATGCTGATTTTAAATTAAGACCCTGTTTAATTTCATCCGGCCATAAAAATTTTTCGCTTAATGGAGGGATATGTTCAGTTATTCCAACCCATGTAAAGCCCTTATCTATATAAGTCTTTATAATTTCTTCAAGGGAATTTTTAGCATGACTGCAAAATTCTCCGCTATGACCGCCATGAATAGAAACAAGTTTATTTTCCATAGAAAATTATTTAGAAAAACCTCCCTTAGTCATTCCAATTGGGTCTAAAGCTTTTTCCAATTCTTCTTCAGAAATATCACTCATTTCCTTTGCCACTTCTTTTAAAGATCGATTTTCAGCAAAAGCTCGTTTTGCAATTTTAGCTGCAGCATCATACCCAATAATAGGGTTTAAAGATGTTACTAAAATTGGATTTTTATCAATAAGGCTTTTTATGTGCTCTTTTCTTACAATAAGTTTTAATATTGAGCGATCAGCGAGGTTCCGTAAAGCATTGCCTAATATTTTTATGGATTCAAGGATACAATGGGCAACAAGGGGAAGCATAACATTTAATTCAAAATTACCTGAAAGGCCGGCTATACTAACTGAAGAATCATAGCCAATAACTTGAGCACAAACCATAGCCGTTGATTCTTCAATAACTGGATTTACTTTTCCGGGCATTATGGATGAGCCTGGTTGAAGAGCAAAAAGCTTGATTTCTCCAAGACCGCAGTTAGGACCTGAATTCATCCATCTTATATCATTAACAATTTTTAAAAGACTTACAGCTATTGTTTTTAAAATAGAACTTAACTCAACTGGAGCATCAACTGTGGATTGCGCTTCAAAATGATTTAAAGACTCAATAAATTTTTCATTAGTTAAGTCTGAAATTTCTTCGGCAAACATTTTTGGAAAATCAGGATGAGTATTTATGCCTGTCCCTACAGCTGTTCCACCTTGAGGCAGTTCAGATAGCCTTGTAAGAGCAGAATTAATTCTTTCAATTCCAAGTTCAAGCTGTCTTGCATAGCCACTAAAAACTTGACCAAAAGTTACAGGCATAGCATCCATTAGATGAGTTCTTCCGGTTTTAACAATGTCAGAAAGTTCCTGTCCTTTCGTAATGAATGCTGCTTTTGCATACTCAAGGGCAGGGATAAGATGCTGTTTAGCTTCTAAATATGCAGCAATTCTAATAGCCGTTGGTATAACATCATTAGAACTTTGTCCAAAATTAACATGGTCATTCGGATGTATTTTCGTGGAATCATTTGCAATTTTATTGGCGATATTTGCTATTACTTCATTCGCATTCATGTTAGTCGAAGTTCCGGAACCTGTCTGATAGATATCAAGGGGAAACTGGTCATCTAATTTCCCGCTTATAATATCATCACAAGCAAGCCTAATATATTTTGATACATCACTTGGAATCAGGTCTAAGCGTTCATTAACTTTTGCTGATGTTTTTTTTATAAAACCAATAGCTTTTATAAATGGTCTGCTGAATTTAATGCCGCTTATGGGAAAATTTTCAACAGCCCGCATTGTTTGAGCTCCATAAAGGGCATCAATTGGAACTTTTACTTCACCTAATGAATCTTTTTCAATTCTAAATTTTGCTTCCATAAATTATTTCTCCTAAATTATTTCGAATTTAGCTTTTTACTATCACATCAAGGATTAAATATTGATTTTAATGGAGTACTTTTTTTTGGAGTTATTATCTCCATTTTTGATGTAATCCATTCTAATACATTTTTATTATCTATATATTTTAAAAAAATTTCAGCTCTTGCCATACTTTTATGACCTCCTGCTGAGCCGTATTGGTCAAATAAAGTTTTAGCAATTTTGCCGGCATTTTTTCTTATGCCATCATTTCTGAAAATTATTATTAATTTTTCTTCATAGACTCCGGATACAATACTCCATTGAACCGAAATTATCCGCATGAAAAAATCAGCAATTATGACGCACACATCAGGGTTTTGGACTTCCCCAAGATGAGCAAAAATTTTTTTCCCTTTCATGCACATTGTATCTAATGCTATTTTAAAATATTTTAGAAAATCAAGCCTAATATCAGCATGCTCGATTTTTTTTGCGAGATGAAGATTTGCGTATTTAAATAAAAACTGAAAAGCTTTTACATCGTCTATAGTAGCATTTCTTTCAAAATTTCTTGTGTCAGTTTTTATTCCATAAAAAAGCGCAGTAGCAAGTTTTGGGGATGGATTGATTTGGGATTCAATAAGATATTCAGTCATAATGCTTGAAGTTGCTCCATAATTGATTCTTATATCCATAAAA comes from Desulfobacterales bacterium and encodes:
- a CDS encoding class II fumarate hydratase; translation: MEAKFRIEKDSLGEVKVPIDALYGAQTMRAVENFPISGIKFSRPFIKAIGFIKKTSAKVNERLDLIPSDVSKYIRLACDDIISGKLDDQFPLDIYQTGSGTSTNMNANEVIANIANKIANDSTKIHPNDHVNFGQSSNDVIPTAIRIAAYLEAKQHLIPALEYAKAAFITKGQELSDIVKTGRTHLMDAMPVTFGQVFSGYARQLELGIERINSALTRLSELPQGGTAVGTGINTHPDFPKMFAEEISDLTNEKFIESLNHFEAQSTVDAPVELSSILKTIAVSLLKIVNDIRWMNSGPNCGLGEIKLFALQPGSSIMPGKVNPVIEESTAMVCAQVIGYDSSVSIAGLSGNFELNVMLPLVAHCILESIKILGNALRNLADRSILKLIVRKEHIKSLIDKNPILVTSLNPIIGYDAAAKIAKRAFAENRSLKEVAKEMSDISEEELEKALDPIGMTKGGFSK
- a CDS encoding DHH family phosphoesterase, which codes for MFNTIEIIKNFYTQFSSNDNVLIVINADPDAIASSMAVKRLLWHKVASVSISNINVIKRPDNLAMIKLLGVNLLYTDDVNVNNYNRFVMVDSQPNHSESFAKYNFDAIIDHHPLTDANAPFMDIRINYGATSSIMTEYLIESQINPSPKLATALFYGIKTDTRNFERNATIDDVKAFQFLFKYANLHLAKKIEHADIRLDFLKYFKIALDTMCMKGKKIFAHLGEVQNPDVCVIIADFFMRIISVQWSIVSGVYEEKLIIIFRNDGIRKNAGKIAKTLFDQYGSAGGHKSMARAEIFLKYIDNKNVLEWITSKMEIITPKKSTPLKSIFNP